Proteins encoded together in one Amblyomma americanum isolate KBUSLIRL-KWMA chromosome 1, ASM5285725v1, whole genome shotgun sequence window:
- the LOC144114886 gene encoding uncharacterized protein LOC144114886 — protein sequence MMGELSLKFRGGNHMSEGTHCGWICSKMKSCCQLSMRHQTAQKCSCHGRRACLNEAAETTSHNLHPAPLFAVPVLQYLYCKAQATAAATQAERVLAQAAVPVLAQAPKEGNPKRAATSDKDLL from the exons atgatgggcgaGTTGAGTCTcaagtttagag gtgggaatcatatgtcagaaggcacacactgcggatggataTGTAGTAAGATGAAGTCATG ctgccagttgtcaatgaggcaccagacggctcagaagtgctcctgtcatgggaggaGAGCCTGCCTGAATGAAGCAGCagagacgacctctcacaactTGCATCCAGCTCCCCtatttgcagtgccagtgctgcagtacctgtactgcaaagcacaggcaacagcagcggcgacaCAAGCAGAGCGAGTGCTGGCgcaagcagcagtgccggtgctggcacaagcgccaaaagaagggaaccccaaaagagccgccacaagcgacaaggatctgctatag
- the LOC144114885 gene encoding uncharacterized protein LOC144114885, which produces MLFLLAAAHLSIRERSLWAYPRPDSWYETTLPHLSGSGLRKNFRINRGTFRYMVAVCGSMSRQDTNMLQPIPLEKRLAISLYRLATSAEERTAANLFGTHLMKLFPVQVPLGPPHRPLTTGCRVPDVFSKFFWTCQGTL; this is translated from the exons atgctctttttgttggcggcggcgcacctgtccatccgtgagcgaaGTCTGTGggcgtacccgcgcccagactcgtggtacgagaccacgcttccACACCTTTCGGGCAGCGGACTCCGaaaaaactttcggatcaaccgcggcacattccggtacatggtggctgtttgtggaagcatgagccggcaagataccaacatgctGCAACCGATTCCTCTGGAGAAACGCTTGGCAATCAgcttgtaccgcctcgcaacatcagcagaagagcggactgctgccaacttgtttggc acgcacctgatgaagctgttCCCCGTCCAGGTGCCTCtgggtccccctcacagacctttaactaccggctgccgagtgccagacgtgttttcgaaattcttttGGACGTGCcaaggcacgctttag